In Litoribrevibacter albus, a genomic segment contains:
- a CDS encoding DUF4062 domain-containing protein encodes MAGLRVFVSSTCYDLSVIRSQLRIFIQSLGHEPLMSDYSDLLYDPRLHTHTSCVDEVATADIVVLIVGARFGGKTVPEALAKLDFDLLKKESKSTESLTKKENLSVTQLEILKAVESGIPVFTFVDSSVWHDHALYEKNKDKPIINDISFPSIEKAETASFIFEFINFLRHRARGNSVYTFSKLQDIEDTLRRQWSSLFQKLIQEQRSKAFEAKRLDNLTEQFEDLKTAILTSIGTTNERDVARGVVRFRRLIDFVRALGLKDHNFLIRGHHPWDELLHYAEIEKVLDAAELPEEFIFHRRNFGPRPRMFLIKNDGTFFELRTSPDFFHSLSLEWEAFMELPEDTREIIVDALSEMRPGMGPLRYIREPFDYHVNKWLHQEHLLKDIDDSDDESGHS; translated from the coding sequence ATGGCAGGATTAAGAGTTTTTGTGTCATCCACATGTTACGACCTGTCAGTTATTCGGTCTCAACTGAGAATTTTTATACAAAGTCTGGGGCATGAACCCCTGATGAGCGACTACAGCGACCTTCTGTATGACCCTCGCCTTCATACGCATACAAGTTGTGTCGATGAGGTAGCTACAGCGGATATTGTGGTGCTTATTGTTGGCGCTAGATTCGGTGGTAAAACGGTTCCAGAGGCACTTGCGAAGCTAGATTTTGATTTGCTTAAGAAAGAAAGTAAGAGCACGGAGTCGCTAACTAAGAAGGAAAATTTATCTGTAACGCAGCTGGAAATTCTGAAAGCTGTCGAATCTGGAATACCAGTTTTTACATTTGTAGATTCCTCAGTCTGGCATGATCACGCCCTTTACGAAAAAAACAAAGATAAACCAATAATTAATGATATTTCCTTTCCATCAATAGAAAAGGCTGAAACAGCTTCATTTATTTTTGAATTTATTAATTTTCTCAGACATAGAGCGAGAGGTAATAGCGTTTATACATTTTCCAAGCTTCAAGATATTGAGGATACACTAAGACGGCAGTGGTCTTCATTATTTCAAAAGCTGATTCAGGAGCAGAGAAGCAAAGCTTTTGAGGCAAAACGTTTGGATAATTTGACAGAACAATTTGAAGATCTAAAAACCGCAATTCTTACTTCAATTGGTACAACCAATGAGAGGGATGTGGCTAGAGGTGTGGTTCGGTTCAGAAGGTTGATAGATTTCGTAAGAGCATTGGGCCTAAAAGACCACAACTTCCTAATCCGAGGGCATCATCCGTGGGATGAACTACTACATTACGCTGAAATCGAAAAAGTTCTTGACGCGGCAGAGTTGCCTGAGGAGTTCATTTTTCACAGGCGAAACTTTGGCCCGCGTCCAAGAATGTTTTTAATTAAAAATGACGGTACTTTTTTTGAGCTAAGAACGTCTCCAGATTTCTTCCACAGTCTCTCTTTAGAATGGGAGGCTTTTATGGAGCTTCCCGAGGACACTCGGGAAATCATTGTAGACGCGCTTAGTGAAATGAGGCCCGGAATGGGGCCTTTGAGATATATTCGAGAGCCGTTTGATTACCACGTGAATAAGTGGCTTCATCAAGAGCATTTATTGAAAGACATAGATGATTCTGATGATGAATCGGGTCATTCATAA
- a CDS encoding DUF6500 family protein translates to MRESLRNKIIEICDKKIASKGDNVGLSFYAFFANKNDDPELLMEAAEWWIRTHQLDYFEKAVKIKQLVQVG, encoded by the coding sequence ATGAGAGAAAGCCTGAGAAATAAAATTATCGAAATCTGTGATAAGAAAATTGCCAGCAAGGGTGATAATGTCGGGCTTTCTTTCTATGCCTTCTTTGCGAATAAGAACGACGATCCAGAGTTGTTGATGGAAGCCGCCGAATGGTGGATCAGAACCCATCAGCTGGATTATTTTGAAAAGGCTGTGAAAATCAAACAGCTAGTTCAGGTTGGCTAG
- a CDS encoding nitrite reductase encodes MNFRNLISAAALGSLFLGSSFNVYAGAKPVTLTEPELQEAESLFKAQCSSCHGTQRLGGMGPALLPDNLSRLRKTQASDVIANGRAATQMPAFGSILNKDQQSLLANYIYTQPKLSPQWSDENIKASQIINHQPSDLPAKPKFEADLMNLFLVVELGDHHVTLLNGDTFEPIHRFKSRFALHGGPKYSPDGRFVYFASRDGWITKYDIYNLTVVAEVRAGVNTRNLAVSSDGKSVMVANYLPNNLVLLDSETLDLIKVYPVENAEGKSSRVSAVYNAPPRNTFIAALKDLKEVWEIPYPSSDKSKSKEERAPKVRPIAVNDYLDDFFFDPDYKLLIGASRDSAGGQVVDLDLGKVTSSIPLPGMPHLGSGITWDYQGKQVLATPNLKEGKVSVIDMKTWKVIKDIKTEGPGFFMRSHEQSPYAWVDVFFGPNKEAVHVIDKNTLEIVKTLRPAPGKTAAHVEFNKDGSKLLLSIWDMDGEVIVYDANTLEEEKRLPMVKPSGKYNVWNKTQYERGTSH; translated from the coding sequence TCTTCGTGTCATGGGACTCAACGTTTGGGCGGCATGGGGCCAGCGTTACTGCCGGATAACTTGTCGAGACTGCGTAAGACGCAAGCCTCCGATGTGATTGCTAATGGCCGAGCGGCCACTCAAATGCCTGCCTTTGGTTCCATTCTGAATAAAGATCAGCAATCGCTGCTCGCCAACTACATATACACTCAACCCAAGCTCAGCCCTCAATGGTCTGACGAGAACATTAAAGCTTCTCAAATCATTAATCACCAACCTAGTGATTTACCGGCTAAACCGAAATTTGAAGCGGATTTGATGAATCTGTTTCTGGTAGTGGAGTTGGGTGATCACCATGTGACCTTGTTGAACGGGGATACCTTTGAACCAATTCATCGTTTCAAAAGTCGCTTTGCCTTACACGGCGGGCCAAAGTATTCACCGGATGGCCGTTTTGTTTACTTTGCCTCTCGTGATGGCTGGATCACCAAATATGACATCTACAATCTAACCGTTGTTGCCGAAGTCAGAGCGGGGGTGAATACCCGAAATCTTGCGGTTTCTTCGGATGGCAAATCGGTGATGGTGGCAAACTATCTACCAAACAACCTGGTGTTGCTCGACTCTGAAACACTTGATCTTATTAAGGTCTATCCCGTTGAAAACGCTGAAGGTAAATCTTCTCGTGTGAGTGCTGTCTATAACGCGCCACCACGCAATACCTTCATTGCAGCACTTAAAGATTTAAAAGAAGTGTGGGAGATCCCATATCCGTCTTCCGACAAATCCAAATCGAAGGAAGAGCGTGCACCAAAGGTTCGCCCAATTGCGGTGAATGACTACTTGGATGACTTCTTCTTTGACCCAGATTACAAGTTGCTGATCGGTGCTTCCCGTGACTCAGCTGGTGGTCAGGTGGTGGACTTGGACTTAGGCAAGGTGACGTCTTCCATACCATTACCGGGAATGCCGCACTTGGGCTCCGGTATCACCTGGGATTATCAGGGCAAACAAGTATTGGCAACGCCAAACCTCAAAGAAGGCAAAGTGTCTGTGATCGACATGAAGACCTGGAAGGTGATCAAAGACATCAAAACCGAAGGGCCAGGCTTCTTCATGCGTAGCCATGAACAATCGCCTTATGCTTGGGTGGATGTCTTCTTCGGCCCGAACAAAGAAGCGGTTCATGTGATTGATAAAAACACGCTGGAAATCGTCAAAACCCTACGACCTGCACCGGGCAAAACCGCCGCCCATGTGGAGTTCAACAAAGACGGCTCCAAACTTCTACTGAGCATTTGGGACATGGACGGCGAAGTCATCGTTTATGACGCGAATACCCTGGAAGAAGAAAAACGCCTGCCTATGGTCAAACCCTCCGGCAAATACAACGTCTGGAACAAGACCCAGTATGAGCGAGGAACCAGTCACTAA
- a CDS encoding LysR family transcriptional regulator, which translates to MSKLDQYQTFITVVEQGSITKAAALLNLSVPALSKQLVQLEESLQVQLFHRSHKRLDITESGKQFYPKCKEILSSIDHAEETLLSEQESISGTISITLSKALCRSKIIDILSSFTSKHPRIKFDVQFSDELIDLYDKDIDFAFRLGRLNDSSTMVAMPLIETQLVACATPAYIQNAGKPKSFSSPGNAKFILMSSLNPTGELKAFLNKEKFDFEQAVSHTTNDVEGVYQLINGNMGIGMLLDISVQKELDEGRFISVLSDCNLPRKRLYLLSKKTQWQTKKHKAFKEHINLMLSEP; encoded by the coding sequence ATGTCAAAGCTTGATCAGTATCAAACCTTCATTACCGTCGTTGAACAAGGAAGCATCACCAAAGCAGCGGCGTTGCTGAACCTGTCAGTACCCGCACTCAGCAAACAACTTGTTCAACTGGAAGAAAGTTTGCAAGTACAGCTCTTTCACCGATCTCATAAACGATTAGACATCACAGAGTCCGGCAAGCAGTTTTACCCCAAGTGCAAAGAGATACTGTCATCCATAGATCATGCAGAAGAAACATTACTTTCTGAGCAAGAAAGCATAAGCGGCACGATTTCCATCACCCTTTCCAAAGCCTTATGCCGCTCAAAGATCATTGATATTTTATCCAGCTTTACCAGCAAACATCCCCGCATCAAGTTTGATGTTCAATTCAGCGATGAGCTTATAGACCTGTACGATAAAGACATCGACTTTGCTTTCCGCCTCGGCCGACTCAACGACAGCAGCACAATGGTGGCTATGCCATTGATTGAGACTCAACTCGTTGCCTGTGCAACGCCTGCCTACATTCAAAACGCAGGTAAACCGAAAAGCTTTTCTTCACCTGGCAACGCAAAGTTCATCCTAATGTCGTCATTAAATCCTACGGGTGAACTGAAAGCCTTTTTAAACAAAGAAAAGTTCGACTTTGAGCAAGCGGTTTCACATACAACAAACGATGTCGAAGGTGTCTATCAACTAATTAACGGGAATATGGGGATTGGTATGTTGCTGGATATTTCGGTACAAAAAGAGCTGGACGAAGGACGGTTTATTTCTGTGTTATCCGATTGCAACCTTCCCAGAAAACGCCTCTACCTTCTTTCAAAGAAAACACAATGGCAGACCAAGAAGCACAAAGCGTTTAAAGAACATATCAATCTGATGTTGTCGGAACCGTAG
- a CDS encoding UDP-N-acetylmuramoyl-L-alanyl-D-glutamate--2,6-diaminopimelate ligase, whose amino-acid sequence MRITIQEIFDVLGINSDAPNTSLEPITNFKQAHQNALFFAIQSPYGKGWEQLDEVRNNGVQWAVVPENIEGLSCQGLNLIPVPDPIQLLGQLARKHLNYPPNLIAVTGTNGKSSISYYCAQLSQQVGLHSGIIGTFGVGPLEAIKPSPRTTPDIIYLHHTMNDMALAEVKTVAFEASSEGLDQRRLEGIPVEVAIFTNFSRDHLNYHNTMEAYLSAKKKLFSHPDLKLAVINIDDPFAESMIEGKDYKCYRYSLIQPDADFFANILSYEADYQIIDLHTPIGNQLINLPLLGDFNTSNALAALAALWDSIEDKTALIQALSFLHGAPGRMQQIKLDKQPLVVVDYAHTPDALEVSLRALGQHTSGKIYCVFGCGGDRDKGKRPLMTEAALMGSDVVILTTDNPRFEDPLAIINDACELISPEVFAPQSKLQRYVDRREAIEKAINQAGPEDTILIAGKGHETYQEVCGVKHHFNDVEEAQCALNKRAAHELERLLEPAV is encoded by the coding sequence ATGAGAATAACCATTCAGGAAATATTTGACGTTCTGGGAATTAATTCAGACGCTCCGAACACCAGCTTGGAACCAATCACAAATTTCAAGCAAGCACACCAGAACGCCCTATTCTTTGCTATTCAAAGCCCTTATGGAAAAGGCTGGGAACAACTAGACGAAGTGAGAAACAATGGAGTTCAATGGGCCGTCGTTCCAGAAAACATCGAAGGGTTAAGCTGCCAAGGGCTTAACTTGATTCCCGTTCCTGACCCTATTCAGCTCTTGGGACAACTGGCACGCAAGCATCTTAACTATCCACCTAACCTAATTGCAGTCACAGGCACCAATGGCAAAAGTTCAATCAGTTATTACTGTGCACAGTTATCTCAACAAGTAGGACTCCATTCTGGCATCATCGGCACCTTTGGTGTTGGCCCTTTAGAGGCAATAAAACCTAGCCCCAGAACAACACCGGATATTATTTATCTTCATCACACCATGAATGACATGGCTCTCGCAGAAGTAAAAACAGTGGCCTTTGAAGCGTCATCTGAAGGTCTGGATCAACGTCGTTTAGAAGGCATCCCCGTTGAAGTCGCCATCTTCACCAACTTCAGCCGTGATCACCTGAACTATCACAATACAATGGAAGCGTACCTTTCCGCGAAGAAGAAGTTGTTCTCCCACCCTGACTTAAAACTTGCGGTCATCAACATCGACGATCCTTTTGCCGAATCCATGATCGAAGGTAAAGACTATAAATGTTATCGCTACAGTCTCATTCAACCTGACGCAGACTTCTTCGCAAACATCCTCAGTTATGAGGCCGACTATCAAATCATCGACTTACACACCCCCATAGGGAATCAATTAATCAATCTACCCTTATTGGGAGACTTCAATACCTCAAATGCTCTCGCAGCGTTAGCGGCCCTATGGGATTCAATAGAAGACAAAACAGCACTCATTCAAGCCCTTTCTTTTCTTCATGGGGCACCAGGTCGTATGCAACAAATCAAGCTCGACAAACAGCCTCTGGTTGTCGTCGATTATGCCCATACTCCCGATGCGCTTGAGGTATCTCTAAGAGCTTTAGGACAACACACGTCAGGAAAAATATATTGCGTGTTTGGTTGCGGAGGCGACAGAGACAAAGGAAAACGTCCTTTAATGACCGAAGCCGCCTTGATGGGCTCTGACGTCGTGATACTCACCACTGACAACCCCCGCTTTGAAGACCCACTTGCCATCATTAACGATGCCTGTGAACTCATATCACCGGAAGTATTTGCCCCCCAAAGCAAACTCCAGCGATATGTCGATCGACGAGAAGCCATTGAAAAGGCAATTAATCAGGCAGGCCCAGAAGACACGATTCTTATCGCTGGAAAAGGCCATGAAACCTATCAGGAAGTGTGTGGCGTAAAACACCACTTTAATGATGTTGAAGAGGCTCAATGTGCGCTCAATAAAAGAGCCGCACATGAACTTGAAAGGCTTTTAGAGCCGGCTGTGTGA
- a CDS encoding DUF4242 domain-containing protein: MPRYVVERDLPDAGKLSSSDLQGISQKSCDVLEQLGPKVQWVESYVTDDKVYCVYISPDETLIRKHAELGEFPVTSIKEVKTIIDPTTAE, translated from the coding sequence GTGCCACGGTATGTTGTCGAAAGAGATCTGCCTGATGCAGGCAAACTCTCAAGCAGTGATCTACAGGGTATTTCTCAAAAGTCCTGTGATGTGCTTGAGCAGTTAGGCCCTAAAGTGCAGTGGGTAGAAAGTTATGTAACTGACGATAAGGTTTACTGTGTTTATATTTCGCCAGATGAAACCTTGATTCGTAAACATGCTGAACTGGGAGAGTTCCCGGTTACGAGTATTAAAGAGGTAAAAACCATTATTGATCCAACCACTGCGGAATAA
- a CDS encoding sensor domain-containing diguanylate cyclase — protein sequence MIISALHIVNEQGANAHISKLNQALEKIDVFLTECNISTLELDCLRHKNATSEQPCLAFISPTINNPIQVAKQIRSLLSDIDFIFLVEGSSQELLTELQSPTSVLGSHWEVKDIHSEGFIHQLSTSLKAVHKRRKFRTTLTHLQNKLKATSKPKVSELQKYTVSLQHLSHIVEHAHDAIIATTSDGIIVKWNQASQKIFHMSSDEAVGTSIFEIYDHDWGRRLQTDYHSLFNSDHGFIEHEISITRAVDLQENYYNIILSVIRDNNGEDIGVSAVMRDITEKKATENILAEIRKDLEKMSYEDGLTSVANRRMFDKALRNEWGRLLRTQSPLSIIMFDIDYFKHYNDTYGHQEGDKCLKKVAEILKNEIKRSSDLIARYGGEEFILLLPGTNEEDAKSLALKCCTAVRKANIPHDSSEISNTVTVSGGVGSLIPIQTSKPEAIIKMADNMLYIAKKNGRNQVQPT from the coding sequence ATGATAATCTCCGCACTCCACATCGTTAATGAGCAAGGCGCCAATGCTCATATTTCAAAGTTGAATCAAGCTTTAGAGAAGATTGATGTCTTTCTCACGGAGTGCAATATCTCAACCCTGGAGCTTGATTGTCTACGACATAAAAACGCGACATCAGAACAGCCCTGCCTGGCCTTTATATCCCCTACCATTAACAATCCGATTCAAGTTGCCAAACAGATACGAAGCCTGTTATCCGATATAGATTTCATTTTCCTGGTTGAAGGATCATCTCAGGAATTGTTAACTGAGTTACAATCCCCCACCTCGGTACTTGGTAGCCATTGGGAGGTTAAAGATATCCATTCTGAAGGATTCATTCATCAGCTCAGTACGTCATTAAAGGCTGTACACAAGAGAAGAAAATTTCGTACAACGCTTACTCATCTACAAAACAAATTGAAAGCAACGTCAAAACCCAAAGTATCCGAACTGCAAAAATACACAGTGTCACTACAGCACTTGTCCCACATTGTGGAACACGCACACGACGCCATCATCGCAACAACGAGTGACGGTATTATCGTGAAATGGAACCAGGCCTCCCAAAAGATTTTCCATATGAGCAGTGACGAGGCCGTCGGTACATCCATTTTTGAAATTTACGACCATGACTGGGGACGCCGTCTGCAGACTGACTACCACTCATTATTTAATTCTGATCATGGATTCATTGAGCATGAGATTTCAATTACTCGCGCTGTAGATCTTCAAGAGAACTATTACAACATCATCCTATCGGTGATCAGAGATAACAACGGGGAAGACATTGGTGTGTCAGCGGTAATGAGAGACATCACCGAGAAAAAAGCCACAGAGAATATTCTTGCTGAAATCAGAAAAGATCTGGAAAAGATGTCTTATGAGGATGGATTAACAAGCGTTGCAAACCGACGAATGTTTGATAAAGCACTTCGCAACGAATGGGGGCGTCTGCTGAGAACCCAAAGCCCGCTTTCCATTATCATGTTCGACATTGATTATTTTAAGCACTACAACGACACCTATGGTCATCAAGAGGGGGACAAGTGCCTGAAGAAAGTGGCAGAGATTCTTAAAAATGAAATAAAAAGATCTTCGGATCTGATTGCTCGTTATGGAGGTGAAGAGTTTATTTTATTACTTCCAGGAACCAACGAAGAGGATGCAAAGTCACTCGCACTGAAGTGTTGTACTGCGGTACGGAAAGCAAACATCCCTCATGACTCGTCGGAGATTTCCAACACAGTGACGGTTAGTGGCGGTGTGGGCTCCTTAATTCCCATACAAACCAGCAAACCGGAAGCAATTATCAAAATGGCCGATAACATGCTTTATATTGCTAAAAAAAATGGTCGAAACCAGGTGCAGCCTACCTAA
- a CDS encoding acyl-CoA dehydrogenase family protein, translating into MDEFLPESIVKLRDLTRELTEAEISPRAAQVDKNACWPQHSMYTLADAGLLGLHVPKRFGGHEQGLLALAVIGETIANGCSSSALCYAMHCVGTAVITAKATPYHEDKYLKPIADNQHITTLALSELGTGAHFYVPQTKLQLQENEFIVNGKKQFVTNGNHANSYVISTVASSQKAEEGDFSCLMVDQGSEGIIWDEPWQGFGMRGNSSRAMQLNNVHVPTENLLGEEGDQIWYTFEVVAPYFLIAMAGTYIGLAQSALDIATNHIKNRHYSHSGETLADVPTLQYRLAEMHIALQKSRGLLYRAAYMGDIGDNQATKMILMAKADAADLAVNICNEAMTCCGGSAYRENSDLTRLLRDARAGHIMSPTTDLLKIWCGRLLLDLPLI; encoded by the coding sequence ATGGATGAATTTTTACCTGAATCCATTGTAAAACTCCGCGACTTAACGCGAGAGCTAACCGAGGCCGAAATCAGCCCCAGGGCAGCACAAGTGGACAAGAATGCATGCTGGCCTCAACACTCAATGTATACGTTAGCGGATGCAGGCTTACTCGGTTTACATGTACCCAAACGATTCGGAGGTCACGAGCAAGGTCTCTTAGCGCTGGCCGTCATTGGTGAGACCATTGCAAATGGCTGCTCTTCTTCGGCACTCTGTTATGCCATGCATTGTGTAGGCACCGCCGTTATTACCGCCAAGGCTACGCCATACCATGAAGACAAATACTTAAAACCCATCGCTGACAACCAACATATCACTACACTGGCCTTGTCTGAACTGGGGACAGGTGCCCACTTTTATGTACCGCAAACAAAGTTGCAGCTTCAGGAAAACGAATTCATTGTAAATGGGAAAAAGCAGTTCGTGACCAACGGTAACCATGCGAATTCCTACGTTATTTCTACAGTTGCAAGCAGCCAAAAAGCAGAAGAAGGCGACTTTTCCTGCCTTATGGTTGACCAAGGTTCAGAAGGAATAATCTGGGATGAACCCTGGCAGGGATTCGGAATGCGTGGTAACTCATCGAGAGCAATGCAACTCAACAATGTTCATGTTCCAACGGAAAACCTACTCGGCGAAGAAGGCGATCAAATATGGTATACCTTTGAAGTCGTTGCACCCTATTTCCTGATTGCAATGGCGGGAACCTACATTGGTTTAGCACAATCAGCTCTCGATATTGCAACCAATCACATTAAAAACAGACATTACAGTCATTCAGGAGAAACCCTGGCAGACGTCCCCACTCTGCAATATCGATTGGCTGAAATGCATATCGCGCTTCAGAAAAGCCGTGGTTTGCTCTATCGAGCAGCCTACATGGGAGACATCGGTGATAATCAAGCCACTAAAATGATTTTAATGGCAAAAGCTGATGCCGCAGATCTGGCAGTCAATATTTGTAATGAAGCGATGACCTGTTGTGGGGGCAGTGCATATCGTGAAAACAGCGATCTAACCCGTCTATTACGAGATGCCAGAGCTGGTCATATCATGTCTCCAACAACTGACCTATTAAAAATATGGTGTGGTCGTCTTCTTCTCGACTTGCCTTTGATTTAG
- a CDS encoding GNAT family N-acetyltransferase, whose product MIRPIQSSDAAQIAAIYNHYIENSAATFEEETVTSTEMESRIETVLNSGLPWLVAEENGEIVGYAYAKPWNPRTAYRHTVEVSIYIANGGATKGTGSRLYEALFERLKAQSIRAVISVITLPNPASVAIHEKFGMTQVGHFRQVGYKFGQWIDVGYWQLLLDE is encoded by the coding sequence ATGATTCGCCCGATACAGTCCAGTGACGCAGCCCAAATCGCAGCCATTTACAATCACTATATCGAGAACAGTGCTGCAACCTTTGAAGAGGAAACTGTTACTTCTACAGAGATGGAAAGCCGAATTGAGACTGTTCTTAACTCGGGGCTGCCTTGGTTGGTCGCGGAAGAGAATGGCGAGATCGTTGGCTACGCTTATGCAAAGCCTTGGAACCCGCGCACGGCTTACCGTCATACCGTCGAAGTTTCCATCTATATCGCAAATGGTGGGGCTACCAAAGGCACGGGTAGCCGACTCTACGAAGCGCTTTTTGAGCGACTCAAAGCGCAGTCTATTCGTGCTGTTATCAGCGTAATTACCTTACCGAATCCTGCGAGTGTTGCGATCCATGAAAAGTTCGGCATGACGCAAGTTGGTCACTTTAGGCAAGTAGGCTACAAGTTTGGACAGTGGATTGATGTCGGGTATTGGCAACTGCTGCTGGACGAGTAG
- a CDS encoding SRPBCC family protein → MIELAKVSTTISAPVAVVFDYVTNMENYGDWFPGVVAIRSDNDLPHATVGKTYLETLQLPGGEYELSIEVIQSEAKGLFLTQGDLEGVLPQMTMRFSEEQEGTCTFDLQYHSRNTTLSEESEIIIALRKDLAERASTALVNLKNTF, encoded by the coding sequence ATGATTGAACTGGCAAAAGTAAGTACTACGATTTCTGCACCTGTCGCCGTTGTATTCGACTATGTCACCAACATGGAGAATTACGGAGACTGGTTTCCTGGAGTGGTGGCTATAAGGTCTGATAACGACTTACCACACGCAACGGTTGGAAAAACTTACCTTGAAACTTTGCAGCTTCCAGGCGGTGAATACGAACTTTCCATCGAAGTTATCCAGAGTGAAGCCAAGGGTCTGTTCCTCACTCAAGGTGATTTAGAAGGCGTCTTGCCTCAAATGACTATGAGATTTTCTGAAGAACAAGAGGGGACTTGCACGTTTGATTTGCAATACCACAGCCGGAATACGACTCTATCCGAAGAATCAGAGATCATTATCGCTTTGAGGAAAGACTTAGCTGAACGGGCTTCTACCGCCTTGGTAAATCTCAAAAATACGTTCTAA
- a CDS encoding DUF4267 domain-containing protein has protein sequence MNNSNGKLLEKLACVLVFLMAALQGAYAIFSYVDPAGFSLVRGTELFSLADSDWVQIYASRTLFVALIIGYLLYLKNYQVLAWAALFGTVMPITDAYLAYEAQAENKVVIKHIATVTYLAVTFVVLNLVVKSKSKSKRDQANPVQDSSVNSSI, from the coding sequence ATGAATAATTCAAATGGCAAATTACTGGAAAAACTCGCATGTGTTTTAGTCTTCTTAATGGCTGCACTTCAGGGGGCGTATGCCATTTTTTCGTATGTTGATCCTGCTGGATTTTCTTTAGTCCGGGGAACAGAGCTCTTTTCCTTAGCTGATTCGGATTGGGTTCAAATTTATGCGTCGCGAACCTTGTTTGTCGCCTTAATTATTGGGTATTTACTGTATCTTAAGAACTACCAAGTATTAGCTTGGGCTGCGTTATTTGGTACGGTAATGCCAATCACAGATGCTTATCTTGCTTATGAAGCGCAGGCAGAAAATAAAGTGGTAATTAAACATATTGCCACTGTTACCTATTTGGCCGTTACTTTCGTAGTGCTAAATCTAGTGGTTAAAAGTAAGAGTAAAAGTAAACGAGATCAGGCTAATCCGGTTCAAGACTCTTCTGTAAACTCTTCGATATAA